The following proteins come from a genomic window of Ilumatobacter coccineus YM16-304:
- a CDS encoding carboxyl transferase domain-containing protein, with product MSDIEIRSELQGTIVTMYVAPGDVVRAGSVVALIESMKMHHEIVAPGDGIVASIDAPEGTTLMPGGVVMQLDDHAVNSSAGQLPPPADPTSRHDAPSIGLDRPDLAEVVERHELGLDAARPEAVQKRRDRGRRTARENVADLVDDGSFVEYGPTVIAAQRRRRELDDLIRSTPADGMIGGIGEINGELFGAGERASKAVVMSYDYTVLAGTQGHQNHRKKDRLIELAEHLRVPVVFFTEGGGGRPGDTDTTGVSGLDCLAFWWFGELSGTVPIVGINAGYCFAGNAAILGCCDVVIATEDSNIGMGGPAMIEGGGLGTFEPKQIGPIEVQRANGVVDIVVADEAEAVAVAKQYLSYFQGSTSDWEAPDQTKLRDVVPLDRLRAYDIREAIDGLFDVDSVLEIRRDFGTGMITALARLEGRPVGVLANNPKHLGGAIDSDGSDKAARFMQLCDAHGLPLVTLCDTPGMMVGPDVEQTALVRHCSRLFTTGANLSVPTATVVTRKAYGLGAQAMMGGSTKAPLACVAWPTGEFGGMGLEGAVRLGYSKELAAVTNDEERDALFQQMVDRMYEHGKALSVATYFEIDDVIDPADTRRWLATLFAAAPDTHRSVRADSVRPNIDTW from the coding sequence ATGTCGGACATCGAGATTCGCAGCGAGCTGCAGGGAACCATCGTCACCATGTACGTGGCTCCTGGCGACGTGGTCAGAGCCGGTTCGGTCGTGGCGCTCATCGAGTCGATGAAGATGCACCACGAGATCGTTGCGCCGGGCGACGGCATCGTCGCGTCGATCGACGCCCCGGAAGGCACCACGTTGATGCCGGGTGGCGTGGTCATGCAGCTCGACGACCACGCCGTCAACTCGTCGGCGGGGCAACTTCCGCCGCCTGCCGACCCGACGTCGCGCCACGATGCGCCGTCGATCGGCCTCGATCGGCCTGACCTCGCCGAGGTCGTCGAGCGTCACGAGCTCGGACTCGATGCCGCTCGCCCCGAGGCGGTGCAGAAGCGACGCGACCGCGGCCGTCGCACCGCTCGCGAAAACGTCGCCGACCTCGTCGACGACGGATCCTTCGTCGAATACGGGCCAACGGTCATCGCAGCCCAGCGTCGCCGCAGAGAACTCGACGACCTCATCCGGTCGACGCCGGCCGACGGGATGATCGGCGGTATCGGTGAGATCAACGGCGAGCTGTTCGGCGCGGGGGAGCGGGCGTCGAAAGCGGTCGTGATGTCGTACGACTACACCGTGCTGGCCGGCACGCAAGGACACCAGAACCACCGCAAGAAGGATCGGCTCATCGAACTCGCCGAGCACCTTCGCGTGCCGGTGGTGTTCTTCACCGAAGGCGGCGGCGGCCGACCCGGCGACACCGACACGACCGGCGTGAGCGGACTCGACTGCTTGGCGTTCTGGTGGTTCGGAGAGCTGTCGGGCACCGTTCCGATCGTCGGCATCAACGCGGGCTACTGCTTCGCGGGCAACGCGGCGATTCTCGGGTGCTGCGACGTGGTGATCGCCACCGAGGACTCCAACATCGGCATGGGCGGCCCGGCCATGATCGAGGGCGGCGGTCTCGGCACCTTCGAGCCGAAACAGATCGGCCCCATCGAGGTGCAGCGGGCCAACGGTGTCGTCGACATCGTGGTGGCCGACGAGGCCGAGGCGGTGGCGGTCGCCAAGCAGTATCTGTCGTACTTCCAAGGAAGCACGAGCGACTGGGAGGCTCCCGATCAGACCAAGCTGCGCGACGTCGTGCCACTCGATCGACTGCGGGCCTACGACATCCGTGAGGCGATCGACGGGCTGTTCGACGTCGATTCGGTCCTCGAGATCCGTCGCGACTTCGGCACCGGGATGATCACCGCACTCGCTCGGCTCGAAGGCCGCCCCGTCGGTGTGTTGGCGAACAACCCCAAGCACCTCGGCGGTGCGATCGACAGCGACGGCTCCGACAAGGCTGCCCGGTTCATGCAGCTCTGCGACGCCCACGGCCTCCCGCTCGTCACGCTGTGCGACACGCCCGGCATGATGGTCGGCCCCGATGTGGAACAGACCGCGCTCGTGCGCCACTGCTCACGGCTGTTCACGACCGGGGCCAACCTGTCGGTGCCGACGGCGACCGTGGTCACCCGCAAGGCGTACGGTCTCGGCGCGCAGGCGATGATGGGCGGGTCGACCAAGGCGCCGCTCGCGTGCGTCGCCTGGCCGACCGGCGAGTTCGGTGGGATGGGGCTCGAAGGCGCCGTTCGCCTCGGCTACAGCAAAGAACTCGCAGCGGTGACGAACGACGAGGAGCGCGACGCGCTGTTCCAGCAGATGGTCGACCGCATGTACGAGCACGGCAAGGCGCTGAGCGTCGCCACGTACTTCGAGATCGACGACGTGATCGATCCTGCCGACACGCGCCGCTGGTTGGCGACGTTGTTCGCCGCTGCTCCCGACACGCATCGATCAGTTCGCGCCGACTCGGTGCGACCGAACATCGACACCTGGTGA
- a CDS encoding lysophospholipid acyltransferase family protein produces the protein MAKTKHPYIRRAQRPDTPGSAIQTAQRLSGSVESIARKAAMPLRRYGFPFRKPTVPRGVEVPVEESKLGPGYDTEWARSPLARTARGLIIEGPLRLAVRTVASPTVTGVDRLADLMRDDDVAPVIFAPNHHSHIDTGLMIRSIPMCWRRELVVAAAADYFFDAHWKASISALALNAIPIDRDATSRATADQMRDLIADGHSLIIYPEGGRSPDGWGQEFKGGAAYLSARTGAAVVPVFIDGTGEIYGKGAKKLRRGRTSVVFGTPLTPDEGENTRRFNSRIEAAVTRLGDEALTDYWTASKRSASGASPSLSGPDHNGWRRQWQLGERRKMSTAGIRRRRARNWPDLG, from the coding sequence ATGGCCAAGACGAAGCATCCCTACATCCGGCGGGCTCAGCGTCCCGACACGCCCGGTTCGGCGATCCAGACGGCGCAGCGTCTCTCGGGCTCGGTCGAGAGCATCGCTCGCAAGGCCGCCATGCCCTTGCGTCGCTACGGCTTCCCGTTCCGCAAACCGACGGTGCCGCGCGGGGTCGAAGTGCCCGTCGAGGAGAGCAAGCTCGGCCCGGGCTACGACACCGAGTGGGCTCGCTCGCCGCTCGCCCGCACCGCCCGCGGGCTCATCATCGAGGGCCCACTGCGCCTCGCGGTGCGCACGGTCGCCAGCCCCACGGTCACCGGCGTCGACCGCCTCGCCGACCTGATGCGTGACGACGACGTGGCACCCGTGATCTTCGCCCCGAATCATCACAGCCACATCGACACCGGGCTGATGATCCGCTCGATCCCGATGTGCTGGCGTCGCGAACTCGTCGTGGCCGCTGCTGCCGACTACTTCTTCGACGCACACTGGAAGGCGTCGATCTCGGCGCTCGCGCTCAACGCCATCCCGATCGATCGCGATGCGACGAGCCGTGCCACCGCCGACCAGATGCGCGACCTGATCGCCGACGGGCACAGCCTCATCATCTACCCCGAAGGCGGGCGCTCGCCCGATGGCTGGGGCCAGGAGTTCAAGGGCGGGGCCGCCTACCTGTCGGCGCGCACCGGCGCCGCAGTCGTCCCCGTGTTCATCGACGGCACCGGCGAGATCTACGGCAAGGGTGCGAAGAAGCTCCGCCGCGGCCGCACCTCCGTCGTGTTCGGCACGCCACTCACGCCCGACGAGGGTGAGAACACCCGCCGCTTCAACAGTCGCATCGAAGCGGCCGTCACCCGTCTGGGCGACGAGGCGCTGACCGACTACTGGACCGCGAGCAAGCGGTCGGCCTCCGGGGCGAGCCCGTCGCTCTCCGGCCCCGACCACAACGGTTGGCGCCGACAGTGGCAACTCGGCGAACGCCGCAAGATGAGTACCGCCGGCATCCGTCGTCGCCGAGCCCGCAACTGGCCCGACCTCGGTTGA
- a CDS encoding lactate racemase domain-containing protein, producing MPRPGFVLDVDRSTPPALFWRGEGFSLERLPADRSRIIYPPEPLKGIDHLDQAIRDALLNPLDMDPLPALLTPGMKLTICFDDASLSLPKMQRPDNRQRIVEAVLDMAAEAGVDDVHIIAALGLHRRMHEYELRHVLGDRVVDSFLPRGFLYQHDAEDPENLAVIGHTDEGEILEINKRAAESDLVVYANVNQVAMDGGWKSLTTGLASYRCLSEHHNPASLQNTRSLMDRHHSALHKSIWRMGKLLRDSGPKIFQVETTINTDAFPKPFDFLAKREWEWTAKDRALFLASSKSLDRLPNRTKRKIFHGIEAPYRTTSVQAGFTETVHEKTLENVYKQHLVEVEGQTDILTMGIPFISPYNPESIMNPILVMCMGLGYLFNMYRGKPLVREGGVVIMTHPTYEEFHPVHHPSYIDFFDEVLADTTDPAVMSTKWEKKYAEDEWYRHLYRTSYAYHGVHPFYAWYWGAHGQQHAGKVIIVGGYPDAVRRLGFTPASTMNDALEIASDTVGRSPTISHLHVPGVLVADVK from the coding sequence ATGCCTCGCCCCGGATTCGTCCTCGACGTCGACCGCTCGACCCCACCCGCACTGTTCTGGCGCGGCGAAGGATTCAGCCTCGAACGCCTGCCCGCCGACCGCAGTCGGATCATCTACCCGCCCGAGCCGCTCAAGGGCATCGATCACCTCGACCAGGCGATCCGCGACGCACTGCTGAACCCGCTCGACATGGATCCGTTGCCCGCGCTGCTCACGCCCGGCATGAAGCTGACGATCTGCTTCGACGACGCGTCGCTGTCGCTGCCCAAGATGCAGCGTCCCGACAACCGTCAGCGCATCGTCGAAGCGGTGCTCGACATGGCCGCCGAGGCCGGTGTCGACGACGTTCACATCATCGCTGCCCTCGGGTTGCACCGTCGCATGCACGAGTACGAGTTGCGCCACGTGCTCGGCGACCGAGTCGTCGACTCGTTCCTCCCGCGGGGCTTCCTCTACCAGCACGACGCCGAGGACCCCGAGAACCTCGCGGTGATCGGCCACACCGACGAAGGCGAGATCCTCGAGATCAACAAGCGCGCCGCGGAGTCCGACCTCGTCGTGTACGCCAACGTCAACCAGGTCGCCATGGACGGCGGCTGGAAGTCGCTCACGACCGGCCTCGCCAGCTACCGCTGCCTCTCCGAGCACCACAACCCGGCCAGCCTGCAGAACACCCGCAGCCTCATGGACCGCCACCACTCGGCGCTCCACAAGTCGATCTGGCGCATGGGCAAACTGCTCCGCGACTCGGGCCCGAAGATCTTCCAGGTCGAGACCACGATCAACACCGACGCGTTCCCCAAGCCGTTCGACTTCCTCGCGAAGCGCGAGTGGGAGTGGACGGCAAAGGACCGAGCGCTGTTCCTCGCGTCGAGCAAGTCACTCGACCGTCTCCCGAACCGCACGAAGCGCAAGATCTTCCACGGCATCGAGGCGCCGTACCGCACGACGAGCGTGCAGGCGGGCTTCACCGAGACCGTGCACGAGAAGACGTTGGAGAACGTCTACAAGCAGCATCTCGTCGAGGTCGAGGGGCAGACCGACATCCTCACGATGGGCATTCCGTTCATCAGCCCGTACAACCCCGAGTCGATCATGAACCCGATCCTCGTCATGTGCATGGGCCTCGGCTACCTGTTCAACATGTACCGCGGCAAGCCGCTGGTCCGCGAAGGCGGAGTGGTCATCATGACGCACCCGACGTACGAGGAGTTCCACCCGGTCCACCACCCGAGCTACATCGACTTCTTCGACGAAGTGCTCGCCGACACGACCGACCCGGCCGTGATGTCGACGAAGTGGGAGAAGAAGTACGCCGAAGACGAGTGGTACCGCCACCTCTACCGCACCAGCTACGCCTACCACGGCGTGCACCCGTTCTACGCGTGGTACTGGGGCGCTCACGGCCAGCAGCACGCCGGCAAGGTCATCATCGTCGGCGGCTATCCCGACGCGGTGCGCCGCCTCGGCTTCACGCCCGCCTCCACGATGAACGACGCGCTGGAGATCGCGTCCGACACCGTCGGCCGATCGCCGACCATCTCGCACCTCCACGTCCCCGGCGTCCTCGTCGCCGACGTCAAGTAA
- a CDS encoding zinc-dependent alcohol dehydrogenase, whose translation MKALRISRNVGKFGAARILSAVSPSGAAKLGPLEHRTIDDPDCPGDGWHKVHTRLSGICGSDLSLVDGHASTYFDNWVSFPFVPGHEVVGELDTGERVVLEPVLGHAARNVAPPFDGACPGDGDDYAHLAVTSPQGVEPAIQTGFCCSTGGGWAPWFWAHESQLHRIDASVDEFPDERAVLVEPFAGGIHAALLVAPAIQGVDQPVVAVLGAGTMGLAAVAGLKRYVPGVRIVVGARYPHQRHLALALGADVAVPAAELDRAVRREVGCHMIGSDTDGVLSSGAHVTIDAVGSSASIADCLRFTRPRGRIVLLGMPATVDVDLTGLWHREIELKGAYTYGTETLADGTTTSTFQLAIDTVDAVRAEQLVSATYRLDDHVDAISHAANAGRRGAVKIAFDLRESNQL comes from the coding sequence ATGAAGGCGCTGAGAATCTCTCGCAACGTCGGCAAGTTCGGCGCGGCGCGCATCCTGTCGGCGGTGTCGCCGTCGGGTGCCGCCAAGCTCGGTCCGCTCGAACACCGCACGATCGACGATCCCGACTGTCCCGGCGACGGGTGGCACAAGGTCCACACTCGCCTCTCGGGCATCTGCGGCTCCGACCTGTCGCTCGTCGACGGCCACGCGTCGACGTATTTCGACAACTGGGTCAGCTTCCCGTTCGTGCCCGGCCACGAGGTGGTCGGCGAACTCGACACCGGTGAACGCGTCGTGCTCGAACCCGTGCTCGGCCACGCCGCCCGCAACGTCGCTCCCCCATTCGACGGTGCCTGCCCGGGCGACGGCGACGACTACGCCCACCTCGCGGTCACGTCACCCCAAGGTGTCGAGCCCGCCATCCAGACCGGCTTCTGCTGCTCCACCGGTGGCGGTTGGGCGCCGTGGTTCTGGGCGCACGAGTCACAACTGCACCGCATCGATGCGTCGGTCGACGAGTTCCCCGACGAGCGCGCCGTGCTCGTCGAACCCTTCGCCGGAGGCATCCACGCGGCCCTGCTGGTCGCCCCGGCGATCCAGGGCGTCGACCAGCCGGTGGTCGCCGTGCTCGGTGCCGGCACGATGGGCCTCGCCGCCGTCGCCGGACTCAAGCGCTACGTCCCCGGTGTCCGGATCGTCGTCGGAGCCCGCTACCCGCATCAACGTCACCTCGCCCTCGCGCTCGGTGCCGACGTCGCGGTCCCCGCCGCCGAACTCGACCGGGCCGTGCGCCGCGAGGTCGGCTGCCACATGATCGGCAGCGACACCGATGGCGTCCTGTCGTCGGGTGCGCACGTCACGATCGATGCCGTGGGCAGCTCGGCGTCGATCGCCGACTGCCTCCGCTTCACCCGACCGCGAGGCCGCATCGTGCTGCTCGGCATGCCGGCGACCGTCGACGTCGATCTCACGGGCCTGTGGCACCGCGAGATCGAGTTGAAGGGCGCATACACCTACGGCACCGAAACCCTCGCCGACGGCACGACCACCTCCACCTTCCAGCTCGCGATCGACACCGTCGACGCGGTGCGCGCCGAACAACTCGTGTCGGCCACCTACCGCCTCGATGACCACGTCGACGCCATCAGCCACGCCGCCAACGCCGGCCGCCGTGGCGCGGTGAAAATCGCCTTCGATCTGAGAGAAAGCAACCAACTCTGA
- a CDS encoding HAD-IB family phosphatase, whose translation MKADSIPEALSGKRIAITGCTGFVGTALAERLLRGVPDCELVLLVRDGKRTPAARRTQREILKNDAFDRLRETHGDDFDEKVAGRVITVAGDVTQDGLGLNDADRELWGTADVIIHSAAAVSFDSPLDSAVEINLLGPTRIANLANEMGVTPHLVAVSTCYVAGNRRGNAPEILVSDGPFDIGIDWRSEVAATKRIRSDFDAASRLPEQLKVFRKEARAEIGAAGAPALAAKTEDIRQKWVKSQLVEAGRSRAASVGWPDAYAFTKALGEQALTDNKGNVPVSIVRPSIIESALAEPKPGWIRGFRMAEPVIISFARGLLKEFPGVPEGTVDVIPVDLVVATIIAVAAQGPEDAPAITQIASGGINALKYRQLVDNVTAWFTANPVYDSKGQPIVVPEWRFPGRGRVQKQLSQAKTVLSSADKVLQALPLRGKQAELSAQLEEKRIEVETALEYVELYGLYTECEAIYQVDNLMAMWDSLGEQDQAEFNFDPRSVDWDDYVNNTHLPSIIQHARVKTTPGPSKSTDRMTRMRKQVLDPKRQVAAFDLENTLISSNVVESFSWLATRRLNTPERIRYVLRTLTEAPGLLRLDRQDRTDFLRHFYRRYEDAPLGQIETDAREMLSQLIMTKAFPEGLRRVREHRALGHRTILITGALDFAVAGLAPLFDEIVAAEMAVRPDGTLSGEMITVPPTGEARAQILTDYCEAEGLDISNSVAYADSSSDLPLFDAVGFPVAVNPETRLATIARKRGWLVEHWSKASGGPRPLLPIGELMVERERRRKFA comes from the coding sequence GTGAAAGCCGACTCGATCCCCGAAGCACTCTCGGGCAAACGCATCGCGATCACCGGCTGCACCGGCTTCGTCGGCACCGCGCTGGCCGAACGACTCCTGCGCGGCGTGCCGGATTGCGAACTCGTCCTGCTCGTGCGAGACGGCAAGCGCACGCCGGCCGCTCGACGCACGCAGCGCGAGATCCTCAAGAACGACGCGTTCGACCGTCTTCGTGAGACCCACGGCGACGACTTCGACGAGAAGGTCGCCGGCCGCGTCATCACCGTCGCCGGCGACGTGACCCAAGACGGTCTCGGCCTGAACGACGCCGATCGCGAACTCTGGGGCACCGCCGACGTGATCATCCACTCGGCAGCCGCCGTCTCGTTCGACTCGCCGCTCGACTCCGCCGTCGAGATCAACCTGCTCGGCCCGACGCGCATCGCGAACCTCGCCAACGAGATGGGCGTCACCCCGCACCTCGTCGCCGTGTCGACGTGTTACGTCGCCGGCAACCGGCGGGGCAACGCTCCCGAGATCCTCGTCAGCGACGGTCCGTTCGACATCGGCATCGACTGGCGATCAGAAGTCGCCGCCACCAAGCGCATCCGCTCCGACTTCGACGCGGCGAGCCGACTCCCCGAACAACTCAAGGTGTTCCGCAAGGAAGCCCGCGCCGAGATCGGTGCGGCCGGCGCCCCGGCCCTCGCAGCCAAGACCGAAGACATCCGCCAGAAATGGGTCAAGTCACAGCTCGTCGAAGCCGGCCGCAGCCGCGCAGCGAGCGTGGGCTGGCCCGATGCCTACGCGTTCACCAAGGCGCTCGGCGAACAGGCGCTCACCGACAACAAGGGCAACGTCCCGGTGTCGATCGTGCGCCCGTCGATCATCGAGTCGGCACTCGCCGAACCCAAGCCCGGCTGGATCCGCGGCTTCCGCATGGCCGAGCCGGTCATCATCTCGTTCGCTCGCGGGCTGCTCAAGGAATTCCCCGGCGTCCCCGAGGGCACCGTCGACGTCATCCCCGTCGACCTCGTCGTGGCCACGATCATCGCCGTCGCAGCGCAAGGCCCCGAGGATGCGCCGGCGATCACCCAGATCGCGTCGGGCGGCATCAACGCACTCAAGTACCGACAGCTCGTCGACAACGTCACGGCGTGGTTCACCGCGAACCCGGTCTACGACTCGAAGGGCCAGCCGATCGTGGTGCCCGAGTGGCGGTTCCCCGGACGCGGCCGAGTCCAGAAGCAGCTCAGCCAGGCCAAGACCGTGCTGTCGTCGGCCGACAAGGTGCTCCAGGCGCTCCCGCTGCGCGGCAAGCAGGCCGAGTTGTCGGCACAGCTCGAGGAGAAGCGCATCGAGGTCGAGACCGCGCTCGAGTACGTCGAGCTCTACGGCCTCTACACCGAGTGCGAGGCGATCTATCAGGTCGACAACCTCATGGCGATGTGGGACTCGCTCGGCGAGCAGGATCAGGCCGAGTTCAACTTCGACCCGCGCTCGGTCGACTGGGACGACTACGTCAACAACACGCACCTCCCGTCGATCATCCAGCACGCCCGAGTCAAGACCACGCCGGGGCCGTCGAAGTCGACCGACCGCATGACGCGTATGCGCAAGCAGGTCCTCGACCCGAAGCGGCAGGTCGCCGCATTCGACCTCGAGAACACGCTGATCTCGTCCAACGTCGTCGAGAGCTTCTCGTGGCTCGCCACCCGCCGTCTCAACACGCCCGAGCGCATCCGCTACGTGCTGCGCACGCTCACCGAGGCACCGGGTCTGCTGCGTCTCGATCGGCAGGACCGCACCGACTTCCTGCGTCACTTCTACCGGCGCTACGAAGACGCGCCGCTCGGCCAGATCGAGACCGACGCTCGCGAGATGCTCTCGCAGCTCATCATGACCAAGGCGTTCCCCGAAGGTCTCCGTCGCGTTCGCGAACACCGTGCGCTCGGTCACCGGACGATCCTGATCACCGGCGCACTCGACTTCGCCGTGGCCGGACTCGCCCCACTCTTCGACGAGATCGTCGCCGCCGAGATGGCCGTGCGCCCCGACGGCACGCTGTCGGGCGAGATGATCACCGTGCCGCCCACGGGCGAGGCTCGGGCCCAGATCCTCACCGACTACTGCGAAGCCGAGGGGCTCGACATCTCGAACTCCGTGGCCTACGCCGACTCGTCGTCGGACCTGCCACTGTTCGACGCCGTCGGATTCCCCGTGGCGGTCAACCCCGAGACGCGTCTCGCCACCATCGCCCGCAAGCGGGGCTGGCTGGTCGAGCACTGGAGCAAGGCGAGCGGCGGTCCTCGACCGCTGCTGCCGATCGGCGAGTTGATGGTCGAGCGTGAGCGCAGGAGGAAGTTCGCATGA
- a CDS encoding TetR/AcrR family transcriptional regulator: MTAGPTTRERILGVSVDLFGARGVDSVSLDEIAREVGVRKQTVLYWFASKDVLVDAVLEAVAAELFIVIDAAVRAAPDDPLERIDAVVRAVFRPAVRRPALLGIVREMSRLDDAHAGRLREHIQPLIDRAVAYLGSEMRAGRLRRGDPGLVAALGYATITGIATEPEALRAVGWHADAAGLRRLRDELRSFLRAALAPV; encoded by the coding sequence GTGACGGCAGGGCCGACAACTCGCGAACGCATCCTCGGGGTGTCGGTCGACCTCTTCGGGGCGCGTGGCGTCGACTCGGTGTCACTCGACGAGATCGCCCGCGAGGTCGGGGTCCGCAAGCAGACGGTCCTGTACTGGTTCGCCTCGAAGGACGTCCTCGTCGACGCCGTGCTCGAAGCGGTCGCCGCCGAGTTGTTCATCGTGATCGACGCCGCGGTGCGCGCCGCTCCCGACGACCCGCTCGAACGCATCGACGCCGTCGTACGCGCCGTGTTCCGTCCGGCGGTTCGGCGTCCGGCGTTGCTCGGCATCGTGCGTGAGATGAGCCGCCTCGACGACGCACACGCAGGTCGGCTGCGCGAGCACATCCAACCGCTCATCGACCGCGCCGTCGCCTACCTCGGTTCGGAGATGCGCGCTGGCCGGCTCCGGCGTGGAGACCCCGGACTGGTCGCGGCGCTCGGCTACGCGACGATCACGGGGATCGCCACCGAGCCCGAAGCGCTCAGGGCGGTGGGCTGGCACGCCGATGCGGCGGGCCTGCGTCGGTTGCGTGACGAACTGCGCAGCTTCCTGCGGGCGGCGCTCGCTCCGGTCTGA